Part of the Marinilabiliales bacterium genome is shown below.
GAGTTTATCTCACCAAACGGGAACTAACGCCCGATGGTTTTGAAAAGGTTTTTGTGGTTCACTACCTGTCATCATTCATAATGAATTACCTTTTAATGGATAAGCTAAAAGCGCAGGAGAAGGCACGCATTATCATGGTGGGTTCAGAGGGGCACCGCTTTGCTGCCTGGGGGTTGAGACTTGATGATCTGAACTGGGAAAAGAGAAGATATTCCGGATTAAAAAGCTATGGCTCTGCGAAAACAGCACAACTTCTTTCAATGATTGTATTTGATGATAAGCTTAAAGATTCAGGAGTTACCATAAACACAATGCATCCGGGAGCGGTAAAAACTGAAACAGGACAGGAAAACGGCCCGGTTTACCGGTGGTTTAAGCGAAATATCTTCGATAAAACCCTTAAATCTCCGGAAATATCAGCAGAAGCACTTTATTATCTGGGCGTTTCAAAAGAGATTGAAGGTGTTAGTGGAAAATTTTTTAACTTGACCACTCAGGAGGAGCCGGCACCACCTGCTATGGATAAAGAGGTTGCCTGTGAACTATGGGAGAAAACGCTTGAAATGACCGGCTTAATAGAACACGAAGTTTAGAAGATATGATCAAGGATACATATGATACCATAATTGTTGGAGGAGGAATTGCAGGTTTAACCGCCACCGTATACCTTGCCCGTGAGGGACAAAAAGTACTTCTGATAGAAAAGAACCGGGAACCTGGGGGACTTGTTAACTCCTTTTCGCGCAATGGGTTTCATTTTGATGCCGGCGTCAGGGCCATTGAAGATGCCGGGATCATCCTTCCCATGCTAAAGGATTTAAAGATTGATCTTCAAGTGGTGAAAAGTCCAGTCTCAGTTGGGATAGAAAATGAAATCCTGAACATCGAAAATCTTGAAAGCCTTGCAGAATACAAAGATTTACTAAAAAAGCTTTACCCCGATAGCAGTCAGGAGATTGATGAGGTAGTGAAAACCATCCGAAGGATTATGAAGCATATGGATGTGCTGTACGGGATAGAAAATCCCCTTTTTAAAGATCTCAAGCGCGACACATCCTTTATCTTCAAAAAACTGATCCCCTGGTTTCCAAAATTCCTGTTAACCATAGGTAAAATTAACCGAATGCAGATACCGGTTGAGGATTACCTGAACTCTGTGGTAAAGAACCCATCGCTCCGGGACATTATCTCCCAGCATTTTTTCAAGAATACACCAACCTTTTTTGCCCTGAGTTACTTCTCCCTTTACCTGGACTATTTTTATCCCAGGGGAGGTGTGGGCAAGCTGTCTGAAGCTTTAAATGACAAAATTGCT
Proteins encoded:
- a CDS encoding SDR family NAD(P)-dependent oxidoreductase, whose protein sequence is MRKKTAQYIREYKWSNIFAMIRNNRKDPELCRDDFRDKLVVITGATSGIGYITARKYASRGANLLCVNRNKEKSENLSREIEQEFGVRCDYKIADLSVSNDILLASNELAQLETPIDVLIHNAGVYLTKRELTPDGFEKVFVVHYLSSFIMNYLLMDKLKAQEKARIIMVGSEGHRFAAWGLRLDDLNWEKRRYSGLKSYGSAKTAQLLSMIVFDDKLKDSGVTINTMHPGAVKTETGQENGPVYRWFKRNIFDKTLKSPEISAEALYYLGVSKEIEGVSGKFFNLTTQEEPAPPAMDKEVACELWEKTLEMTGLIEHEV